The DNA sequence CCTGGATACCCACCTGCTCGATGGCAACCACGATGGCGACCAGCACGATGGTGCCCCGCACGGTATTGCCGATCACCGAGCCTAACGCCATGCCGCTTGCGGTGGCGGCGCGGGTCACGGCGTTGCCGACGATCTTACCACCCACAACGCCGGCAATGACCAAGAGCAGCGCAGCGAGCACGTTGGGCAGGTAGTTGGCCGCCCGACTGAGGGAGGCGGTCACGACCGGAAGACCGAGCGTCTCCATCGCGGCCGCAAGGAAAAGGACGAACACCACCCAGAATGTGAAGGCGCCGACGACGCGGGGTAGCTGTGTCGCTGCCCCGCTGCTTTCCATCGCCCCGGCGAGTGCGGGCTGTTTCGCCAGCCGGGTAACGATCACAGCGATGCTGCGGCGGGCTGCCCACGAGACGAGGCGACCGATGAGCCACCCGGCCAGCACGAGGGCCGCCGCAGTCAGCACCATCGGCAGCATGGCAGACGCCGTATCGAGCGTCTCGCGAAGGGAAGCGAACCGGTCCTGTTGCATGGGGGTCTCCGCAGTGGGGTCGGCACGGTGGGGCGCGTCTCCGATAATACCCGCAGGGCGGCGTTTCGGAATCCGCGTTGCCGGCCGGAAATGGGACACCCGGGCTCGAGCGAGCGGCCCTCGATCTTGCCAGCCTCTGCCGGTCGGCGTATTGTATCCAATTCCGCCCTGTTCCCCTCAAAATGCAAACGCCAATGAACGCTCCATTTCTCGCCAGCCTCCTTCTGACCATCGGGCTCGCTGCCTGCGGAGCTGGCAGCGAACCGGTCGACCTCCTGATCCGCGGCGGCACGGTCATCGATGGCACCGGCGCACCGGGCCAGATCGCCGATGTCGGCGTTCGTGACGGCAAGGTCGTCATGATCGGCTCCGGGCGCGGTGTGCGCGCCGCCGAGACGATCGATGCCACCGGTCTGGTCGTGGCACCCGGCTTCATCGATGTGCACAACCACAGCGACCGTGGAATTGGCGAGCCCGAGCACCGGCTCAACGAAGGGTTCATCCGCCAGGGCGTAACGCTGATCGTAGGAGGCCCGGATGGGGGGTGGGCGCCGGATGAGATCCGCAAATTGAAAGCGGCCTACGAGGCGAATGGCGTGGGCACCAACTACGCCTTCTACGTTGGGCACAATGGGATCCGCCGAGCCGCGATGGGCGAGAGCCAGCAGCGGCCGCCGACCGCGCAGGAGCTCGACGCCATGCGCGCCATGGTTCGTGAAGGAATGGAGCTGGGCGCCATCGGCCTCTCCACTGGCCTGATGTACGAGCCGGGGATGTTCAGCACTACGGACGAGGTCGTCGAACTTGCCCGGGAGGTCAAACCGTTCGGCGGGATTTTCGACTCGCACGTTCGTGATCCGGTGAAACGCCTGATCGAATCTGACGCCGAGGTGATCGAGATCGGTGAGCGCGCCGGGGTCCCGGCGAACATTGCCCACGAGAAATCCGTTGCGCTGGAGAATGAGGGCAAGATCCGCGAGGTCATCGCCATGGTCAATGCGGCGAGGGCGCGCGGCGTGACGGTGACGTCCGATCAATACCCCTACGACGGGGCCGCGACCAGTTCGGTCCAGGCGATCGTCGTCCTTCCGAAGGACCTGCGGGGCCGTGACAACTTCGACCTCAAAGCCGCGCTCCGCAACCGCGCGATGCGGGCGCGCCTCAAGCAGACGAGCGAGAATGGCGTCGACGGCGGCTTTGCCTGGATCAAGGCGACCGGCTACAGCTCGATGCGCATCACCAGCAGCCGCGACTACCCCGACCTGGTCGGCAAATACCTCTCGGAGTTGGCCAAGGAGCGCGGGTTGAGCGGCTTCGACCTGGTCAGCGATCTCATCCTGCGCGCCGAGCATCCCGTCGGCATCACGCTCGGCGCGATCAAGGAGCACGAGGTGCGAGAGCTGATGACGCAGCCCTGGAACATGATCGCGAGCGATGGCGCCGTGATCGCGCCTGGGAGCAACCGCGGCCATCCCCGCTCGACAGGTACCTTTCCCCGGGTGCTCGGCCACTACGTCCGCGAGGAAGGCGTGCTCTCGCTCGAGGACGCGATCATGAAGATGACTTCCCTGCCGGCGGTCTATGCCGGGTTCACCGATCGGGGCCGGCTGGCGCCGGAGATGGTCGCGGATATTGCGATCTTCGATCCGAAGACGATCATCGACCGCTCGACCTGGGACGAGCCCGGACTCTATTCAGAGGGCGTCGTTCATGTGCTGGTCAATGGCGTGTTCGTGCTGAAGGACGGCAAGATGACGGGTGAGGCGCCAGGGGTCTTCGTTCCGCGGAGCAAACCGGCCACGACCCAGACGGCCAACCGTTGAAGAAAGCCTAGAACACGCGGAGCAGGAGTCGAAGCGACCGGCCCGGAAGCGGCAGACCACATTGATCGAAGACGGCGCGGTCTCCCAGGTTCTCGAGGGAGACCCGCGCCTCCAGGCGTGACAGCATCCCGCCCCTCCGCACCGACCACCGCCGGCTCAGCTCAGCCCCGAACAGCGCGCCGCCATCGAGTCGGGTATCCGCTCCGGTGCCCGGATCGATGCAGAATTGCCGCCCCGTGAAGCCGAGATCGACGCCGCCGAAGAGGCCGACCGGCAGCGGAAAACGGGTCCGAACACTGCCGTACACCTCCGGCAGACCCTCCGGCTGCCGAGGCACCGCCGCCGTGTCCGAGATGCCAATCGACTGGAGCGTCAGGTCCGCAGACAGCGTCACCGCCCCGATGGGCACCGTGCCGAGCAGCTCGACACCGGTACTTCGGATCCGGTCACGGTTGACGCGCATGAACCGGCGGTCCGGCGCCGGCAGGGTCACCCGCACCACCGCGTCGTTGACCTGATGCCGGAAGGCGACGACCTGGACTTCCCCTCTTCCGATTGGCGCGGTGACGCCGGTCTCCATCCCAACCAGATTCTCGGGCCGAAGCTCCGGATTCGGCGCGAAGCGATCGAGGGCTCCCGAGTAGAGCTCGCGCAGCGCGGGAAATCGGGCACGGCGACTGACTCCGCCGTGGATCCGAGTGCCTCCGTCCAGGCCTAACGTGGCGCCGAGCCGGCCGCCCCATTCCGAGTACCGGGGAAACGAAGGGCGCCCACCGGTCTCGGGCGTGCGGGCGTTGTCATACGCACCCCCGATCGACAATCGAAGCGACTCGATCGCACCGCGACCCTCGATCAATCGCCAGACCGTTTCAGCCCCCAGACTGGCAACGCGCTGGCGATAGCGCGCCGACTCACCCGGCAGCCGCTCGTCGTGCCGAGTCTCGGCGAGGGTAAAGGCGCTGCGCAGCTCGCCTCGGGAACCAAGCGTGTGGTCACCGAGGAGACGGAGTGTCAGGGTTCGGTCGTGACCGTCTTCGAAGCCATTGACAGCGGTATAGTCCCGGCCGGTGTAGGAGTCGATCTCGGTCCGTCCGACGTCCACGCCGAGGCTCGCCTCGAGGTCGCCGCGGCCCCCGAAGAGCGCAGCACGATCACCGGTACCGCCGGAGGCGACAGCCACCGCGCGCGAGAGGTGCGGATAGCGCCAGAAGCGTGCGTTGCTGTTGCCGAGCTCCGCCGCGATGCCCCGCGATCCCCGAAAGCCGAACCCTGTCACCGACCCCCAGGTGCCGGAATGGCCCTGAAACCGAACCGCGGCAAAGCCATCGTAGCTCCTGCTGTCGGTATTGACGCGGGTGTCCCTTGTGCCCGGGATAGGCTCTACGATCCCTCGAGCCAGCGGGTATCCCGGCGAATCGGCGAAGCCCGCGCCTGTGCGTACCAACCAGCGACCGGCCCCGGTCTCGAAGGGAAGCGAGAGGGTACCCGAGGTGCTGACACCACCCAGCGCGTCGGCGCCAAAGGCAAGCTGCGCCGATTTGCCCGACGGCTGCAGCATGCTGCTCCCGACCCGGATGTCGAGGACCCCGCCGAGCGCGTTGGGTCCCTGGAGCATGGTGGCGAGGCCGCGAGTATACTCGAGCCGATCGACGGCCGTGGCGGGCACCACTGAGAGGTCGACCCGGGCATCCCAGGCCAGGTTGAGGGGGATGCCGTCGACCAGCACCGCAACCTGCCGCGAGTCGGAGCCGCGTGCCGAAAGCTCGGCCTCACCGCGGGAATTGCGCCTGACGCGGAGTGCCGGCAGCTCCCGCACGACGAGCTCGAGGCTCGGCGCCGGCGGCACCCGGAGGGAATCGAGCCGAAGCTCGAACGCGCTCGCACCCCCGACCGTGACGATCGGTTTGACCGCCCGGACCACCAGCTCCTCCAGCGCGGCGGGCTTCTTCCTGACTGTATCGGCCGGCTCCTGGTAGGAGAGGCCGACGGAAGCGGAGAGCCCGAGCAGCAGACAGCAGAAAGCAAGCATTCGGCGTAGATTTGGTGTGACCGGCCCCGGCCGGCCCCCCGACCTCAACGGAGATAGTTTCGATGATCCACGGCGTCCCCGCCCGCGGGCTCCTCACGGCGTTCTTCCTCGGCGCGACGGTGTTCCCTGCGGTCGGCACTGCTCAGCCGGCGGCCCATGCGGTCGACTCGATGCTCTTCCGCGGCCTGGCCTGGCGCAACGTCGGCCCGAACCGCGGCGGCCGGTCCATCACGGTCGCCGGCACCGTCGCCCGCCCCCTGGAATACTACTTCGGTGCCACCGGCGGCGGGGTCTGGAAGACGACCGACGCCGGCGCCACCTGGGATCCCGTCGGCGACGGCCAGTTTGCCACGTCCTCCGTTGGCGCCGTGGCCCAGTGTGAGGCCAATCCGGACGTCGTCTGGGCCGGCTTCGGCGAGGTGCAGTTCCGGGGCAACGTGATACCGGGCGACGGCGTCTACAAGAGCACGGACGCCGGGAAGACCTGGACCCACAAGGGCCTCGATTCGCCCACCGGCCAGCAGATGGTAGGACGAATCAGGATCGACCCCGCCGATTGCAACCGAGTCTATGTGGCGGTCCTCGGCGATCCGTTCGGACCGAATGAGGAACGCGGCGTGTTCCGGACGACCAACGGCGGCGACCGGTGGGAGAAGGTCCTCTTCCGCTCCAATCAGGCTGGCGCGGTGGACCTCGTGATCGACCCTGGCAACCCGCGCACCCTCTACGCCGGATTCTGGCAGGCGCACCGGAAAGAGTGGAAGCTCGAGAGCGGCGGTCCCGGCAGCGGCCTCTTCAAGAGCACCGACGGGGGCTCGACCTGGAGCGAGCTGACGAAGAAAGCCGGGCTGCCCACCAGCACCTGGGGCAAAGTCGGCGTCAGCGTCTCGGGAGCGGACCCGAACCGGGTCTACGCCATCATCGAAGCCGATTCCGGCGGCGTGTTCGCCTCCAACGACGCCGGCGAAAGCTGGGCACGGGTGAGCGACAACCGCAACCTGCGCCAGCGCGCCTTCTACTACACCCGGATCTACGCCGACCCCAAGGACCGGGAAACGGTGTACATCGTGAACGTTCAGTTCTGGCGCTCGAAGGATGGCGGCAAGACCTGGAACAGCATTGAGGTTCCCCACGGCGACAACCACGACCTCTGGATCGATCCGACCAACAATCAGCGGATGATCAACTCGAACGACGGCGGCGCCAACGTCTCCTGGAACGCGGGGCGAACCTGGACCGGGCAGCCCTACCCGACCGCTCAGATGTATGATGTCCGAGTCACCAACCACTTCCCGTACCAGATTTGCGGTGGGCAGCAGGACAACAGCACGGCGTGCGTGCCGATGGATGGCGACGGAACCTACATGTACGCTCCCGGTGGCTGCGAAACCGGACCGGTCACGCCGCATCCGGCCGACGTCAATCTCTTCTATGCCGCGTGCTACGGCGGCTACATGAGCTTCATGAGCCGGGTCACCGGCCAGAATCGCGCCGTCACCGTCTGGCCCGTCAATCCGATGGGCAACTCGGCGCGCGACCTGCGAGAACGGTTTCAGTGGAACCATCCGATCACGGCCTCGAGCCATGACAGTCGAGTCGTCTATGTCGGCTCGCAGCACGTTTGGCGCTCGGACAACGCCGGGCAGAGCTGGCGGCGGATCAGCGGTGACCTCACCTGGGCGGACCCGGAGACCCTGGGGCCCTCTGGCGGCGACATTACCCGCGACCAGACCAGCGTCGAGTACTACGGCACCGTGTGGCGGATCACCGAATCGCGTCACGCCAAGGGCGAGCTGTGGGTCGGGTCGGACGACGGCAAGCTGCATCTGACGCGCGATGACGGCGGCACCTGGACCGATATCACGCCGCCGGGGCTTCCCAAGTTCAGTCGCATCCACGAAATCGACGTGTCGCCGCATACGCCAGGCAAGGCCTATGTCGCTGCGGTGCGGTATCGGAGCCAGGACGTGGCGCCGTATCTCTACCGGACCACTGACTACGGGCGAACCTGGACCACAATCGTGAACGGCATTCCAGCCGGGCACTACGTTCGCACGGTTCGGGAAGATCTCGTTCGTCCAGGGCTGCTCTACGCAGGTACCGAGCGCGGCGTGCTGGTCTCGTTCGATGACGGGGCCCGCTGGCAGTCGCTCCAGCTCAACCTCCCGACCGTGCAGGTGCCGGGCCTCGTGCTCAAAGGCGACGACGTGATCATCGCCACCCACGGGCGGTCATACTACGTGCTCGACAACGTCACACCGCTGCGGCAAGCCTCCGCGGGGCTCGCTGCCGCCCCGGCGCATCTCTACCGCCCGGCAACCGCCGTGCGGACGCTGTCGCGGCCGGCCGAAAATTATGAGCGGACCCGAGCGTTCCTGCCCGAAATCGACTACGTGCTGCGACAGCCGGCCGACACGATAACCCTCGAGATTCTCGATGCGGATGGTCGGGTGATCCGCACCTTTGCCACCAAGCGGCCCGACACGACTCGGCCTGATACACTTCGGCGGCGGCCCGACAGCCTGTCGATCGCGGCGGGTCACCACCGGTTCCGTTGGGACATGCGCTATCCGGGTCCGCGCGACTTCAAGGGCCTCATCTTCTGGGGAGCCAACACGCAGGGACCGCTGGCGCCTCCGGGGCGCTATCAGGCCCGCCTGACGGTCCACGGTCGGTCGTTCACGGAGCCGTTCGAGATCGTCAAGGACCCGCGGCTCGCCGATGTGGCACAGGCCGACTTCGAGGCGCAGTTCCGGCTTTCCTCCGAGATCACGACCCGGGTGGATGATGCCCATCGGGCCGTGATCCAGGTGCGCAGCGTGCGTGAGCAGGTCGACGACCGGCTCAAGAAGAGCAACGATCGGACCCTTGCCACCCTGGCCGCTCGGTTCCGGACCGGAATCGGCGCCGTCGAGGAAGAGGTGTACCAGGTCCGCATGCAGGCGCGTCAGGACCCGCTCAACTTCCCGATCAAGCTCAACAATCAGATCGCGGCGCTGAAGGGTGTGGTGGAAAGCGCCGACGCGCGCCCGACCGACCAGGCGGTTGAGGCCTTTCAGTTCCTGTCGGGCGAACTGGCTGCGCGGCTGACGCGGCTCCAGGTGCTCTTTACCGAAGACCTGTCACAGCTCAACGAGCAGCTCCGGCGGCTGGGGCTCGAGCCGATCGTGGTGCCGGACCGTCAGGCTCCGCCGGCGACCACATGAAATCGGTGCTGGAGGGTGGTATAAGGCGACTGCGGAGGGCCCGCGTCGGGCTGGTCGTCCTGCTCAGCTTGAGCTCGACGGAGACCTGGGCCCAACCCGCGGCCGCTGCCCGGGTATCGCGACCTGGCGAGTATACCGGCTGGTCCTCGCCCACGTACGATGGTCACGAGCGAACCTCGTTCTACCTCCCGATGCGCGACGGCGTACGCCTCGCGGTGGACCTCTTTCGACCCACCCGAGGCGGCGCATTGCACACCGAGCGACTCCCCGTCGTCTGGACCCATCATCGCTACAACCGCGCCTTCCGAAGCGGCGACCGGCTGGTCGACTATCTGCAGGGCTTCGGGCGCGGCGTGGACCGGCTGCTCGCGCACGGCTACGTGGTCGCGGCGGTCGACACCCGGGGCGGCGGCGCGTCGTTCGGGACCCAGCAGGGTTTCTTCATGCCGGAAGAAACCCGGGATGCGCACGAGATCACCGAGTGGCTGGCTTCCCAGCCCTGGTCCACCGGGAAGATCGGCATGACCGGGCGCTCGTACCTTGGCATTACCCAGTTCTTCGCAGCCAGCACCAGGCCGCCGCATCTGGTAGCCATCTTCCCCGAGATGTACGTCTTCGAGTGGTATCCGATGATCTGGCCTGGCGGGATCTTCCGCGACGACTTCTTCGCCAAGTGGCAGTACCTGACCCACCAGCTCGATAACGCGGTGTCATTCACCTGGGGCCCGATTCAGTTCGGCGGTGTCGCCCCCGTCGACGGGCCTGGCGCGCTGGCCCGCCGTGATTCTGCCATCGCCGGGCATCGTGCCAACCGTGACATGCTGGAGATGTGGCGCGGGGTCCCGTTCCGCAACAGCATCGATCCCGTGAGCGGAAAGCCGATCCACCACGAGCGTGGCCCGGCCACCTACCTCGACGAGATCAATGCCTCGGGCGTCGCCGTCTATGGCCTGGCCGGATGGTACGACGCTTTTCCACGCGACGCCTTCCTGTGGTTCGCCAACCTGAGCGTTC is a window from the Gemmatimonadales bacterium genome containing:
- a CDS encoding mechanosensitive ion channel yields the protein MQQDRFASLRETLDTASAMLPMVLTAAALVLAGWLIGRLVSWAARRSIAVIVTRLAKQPALAGAMESSGAATQLPRVVGAFTFWVVFVLFLAAAMETLGLPVVTASLSRAANYLPNVLAALLLVIAGVVGGKIVGNAVTRAATASGMALGSVIGNTVRGTIVLVAIVVAIEQVGIQADLLVVMVAVVVGATLAGAGLAFGLGARSAVSNIVASHYVAQAYRVGQTVRVGGVEGKIIQITPAAVFIATAEGRVLVPASLFSEATSVLVTEAPQS
- a CDS encoding D-aminoacylase, with translation MNAPFLASLLLTIGLAACGAGSEPVDLLIRGGTVIDGTGAPGQIADVGVRDGKVVMIGSGRGVRAAETIDATGLVVAPGFIDVHNHSDRGIGEPEHRLNEGFIRQGVTLIVGGPDGGWAPDEIRKLKAAYEANGVGTNYAFYVGHNGIRRAAMGESQQRPPTAQELDAMRAMVREGMELGAIGLSTGLMYEPGMFSTTDEVVELAREVKPFGGIFDSHVRDPVKRLIESDAEVIEIGERAGVPANIAHEKSVALENEGKIREVIAMVNAARARGVTVTSDQYPYDGAATSSVQAIVVLPKDLRGRDNFDLKAALRNRAMRARLKQTSENGVDGGFAWIKATGYSSMRITSSRDYPDLVGKYLSELAKERGLSGFDLVSDLILRAEHPVGITLGAIKEHEVRELMTQPWNMIASDGAVIAPGSNRGHPRSTGTFPRVLGHYVREEGVLSLEDAIMKMTSLPAVYAGFTDRGRLAPEMVADIAIFDPKTIIDRSTWDEPGLYSEGVVHVLVNGVFVLKDGKMTGEAPGVFVPRSKPATTQTANR
- a CDS encoding TonB-dependent receptor, whose amino-acid sequence is MLAFCCLLLGLSASVGLSYQEPADTVRKKPAALEELVVRAVKPIVTVGGASAFELRLDSLRVPPAPSLELVVRELPALRVRRNSRGEAELSARGSDSRQVAVLVDGIPLNLAWDARVDLSVVPATAVDRLEYTRGLATMLQGPNALGGVLDIRVGSSMLQPSGKSAQLAFGADALGGVSTSGTLSLPFETGAGRWLVRTGAGFADSPGYPLARGIVEPIPGTRDTRVNTDSRSYDGFAAVRFQGHSGTWGSVTGFGFRGSRGIAAELGNSNARFWRYPHLSRAVAVASGGTGDRAALFGGRGDLEASLGVDVGRTEIDSYTGRDYTAVNGFEDGHDRTLTLRLLGDHTLGSRGELRSAFTLAETRHDERLPGESARYRQRVASLGAETVWRLIEGRGAIESLRLSIGGAYDNARTPETGGRPSFPRYSEWGGRLGATLGLDGGTRIHGGVSRRARFPALRELYSGALDRFAPNPELRPENLVGMETGVTAPIGRGEVQVVAFRHQVNDAVVRVTLPAPDRRFMRVNRDRIRSTGVELLGTVPIGAVTLSADLTLQSIGISDTAAVPRQPEGLPEVYGSVRTRFPLPVGLFGGVDLGFTGRQFCIDPGTGADTRLDGGALFGAELSRRWSVRRGGMLSRLEARVSLENLGDRAVFDQCGLPLPGRSLRLLLRVF
- a CDS encoding glycosyl hydrolase, with protein sequence MIHGVPARGLLTAFFLGATVFPAVGTAQPAAHAVDSMLFRGLAWRNVGPNRGGRSITVAGTVARPLEYYFGATGGGVWKTTDAGATWDPVGDGQFATSSVGAVAQCEANPDVVWAGFGEVQFRGNVIPGDGVYKSTDAGKTWTHKGLDSPTGQQMVGRIRIDPADCNRVYVAVLGDPFGPNEERGVFRTTNGGDRWEKVLFRSNQAGAVDLVIDPGNPRTLYAGFWQAHRKEWKLESGGPGSGLFKSTDGGSTWSELTKKAGLPTSTWGKVGVSVSGADPNRVYAIIEADSGGVFASNDAGESWARVSDNRNLRQRAFYYTRIYADPKDRETVYIVNVQFWRSKDGGKTWNSIEVPHGDNHDLWIDPTNNQRMINSNDGGANVSWNAGRTWTGQPYPTAQMYDVRVTNHFPYQICGGQQDNSTACVPMDGDGTYMYAPGGCETGPVTPHPADVNLFYAACYGGYMSFMSRVTGQNRAVTVWPVNPMGNSARDLRERFQWNHPITASSHDSRVVYVGSQHVWRSDNAGQSWRRISGDLTWADPETLGPSGGDITRDQTSVEYYGTVWRITESRHAKGELWVGSDDGKLHLTRDDGGTWTDITPPGLPKFSRIHEIDVSPHTPGKAYVAAVRYRSQDVAPYLYRTTDYGRTWTTIVNGIPAGHYVRTVREDLVRPGLLYAGTERGVLVSFDDGARWQSLQLNLPTVQVPGLVLKGDDVIIATHGRSYYVLDNVTPLRQASAGLAAAPAHLYRPATAVRTLSRPAENYERTRAFLPEIDYVLRQPADTITLEILDADGRVIRTFATKRPDTTRPDTLRRRPDSLSIAAGHHRFRWDMRYPGPRDFKGLIFWGANTQGPLAPPGRYQARLTVHGRSFTEPFEIVKDPRLADVAQADFEAQFRLSSEITTRVDDAHRAVIQVRSVREQVDDRLKKSNDRTLATLAARFRTGIGAVEEEVYQVRMQARQDPLNFPIKLNNQIAALKGVVESADARPTDQAVEAFQFLSGELAARLTRLQVLFTEDLSQLNEQLRRLGLEPIVVPDRQAPPATT
- a CDS encoding CocE/NonD family hydrolase, which translates into the protein MKSVLEGGIRRLRRARVGLVVLLSLSSTETWAQPAAAARVSRPGEYTGWSSPTYDGHERTSFYLPMRDGVRLAVDLFRPTRGGALHTERLPVVWTHHRYNRAFRSGDRLVDYLQGFGRGVDRLLAHGYVVAAVDTRGGGASFGTQQGFFMPEETRDAHEITEWLASQPWSTGKIGMTGRSYLGITQFFAASTRPPHLVAIFPEMYVFEWYPMIWPGGIFRDDFFAKWQYLTHQLDNAVSFTWGPIQFGGVAPVDGPGALARRDSAIAGHRANRDMLEMWRGVPFRNSIDPVSGKPIHHERGPATYLDEINASGVAVYGLAGWYDAFPRDAFLWFANLSVPQKLIVGPWFHGQTDGFDLGAERVRWFDRWLKGIDNGIDREPPIRYYVIDGEPGREWRTATTWPLPEAQPVAYYLREGRSESSGSRNDGRLLTAAPTVATAADSQRVDTTATLGPGNRWANTYGGAVGYPDLAANDAKGFTFTTAPLARPVTVVGHPVVHLWVTSSAHDADVMVYLEEVDAAGRSTYVTEGVLRASHRKLGMPPFKNFGLPWPRSHREDVAPLPAEPTELVFDLHPTAKRFRVGHRIRVTVQGADRDTHLAVHPNPPPTVAVWRDASRPSRVILPVVPSS